The Silvanigrella paludirubra genome contains a region encoding:
- a CDS encoding amidohydrolase family protein encodes MWNPLSKLTGMISGHGGFVNAHAHFDRAYSVSIEDFTNTQGNINSQLQEKWKLVDRFKSQATEDIYFQHISSALRLQNEQGVRHCLSFIDCDPVAGERALIAAKRAKEFAAKELKMRFLIACQTLKGVVDKEARAWFEKSLEHVDIIGGLPGADAGKEEEHIRILLAASKETGKRVHIHVDQLNSAEEKETELLARKVIEFGLEGKVTAVHGISIAAHSKSYRQELYKLCRDAGLSFVACPTAWIDSRRNETLSPTHNSVTPIDEMIPAGLTVALGSDNICDIYKPYADGNMLTELRVLLESTHFYEMDELLKIATSNGLKVLGLT; translated from the coding sequence ATGTGGAATCCTTTATCTAAGTTAACAGGAATGATTTCTGGTCATGGTGGTTTTGTTAATGCCCATGCTCATTTTGATAGAGCATATTCTGTTTCTATTGAAGATTTTACAAATACTCAAGGTAACATTAATAGCCAATTACAAGAAAAATGGAAGTTGGTTGATCGTTTTAAATCCCAAGCAACAGAAGACATTTATTTCCAACATATTTCTTCTGCTTTAAGGTTACAAAATGAACAAGGTGTGCGCCATTGTTTATCTTTTATTGATTGTGATCCTGTTGCCGGTGAAAGAGCTTTAATTGCTGCAAAACGTGCAAAAGAGTTTGCTGCAAAAGAATTAAAAATGAGATTTTTAATTGCCTGTCAAACATTAAAAGGTGTTGTTGATAAAGAAGCGCGTGCTTGGTTTGAAAAATCTTTAGAGCATGTCGATATCATAGGTGGATTGCCTGGTGCTGATGCAGGCAAAGAAGAAGAACATATCCGTATTTTATTAGCAGCTTCTAAAGAAACAGGAAAACGTGTTCATATTCATGTTGACCAATTAAATTCTGCTGAAGAAAAAGAAACAGAATTATTGGCGCGTAAGGTAATTGAATTTGGGCTTGAAGGTAAAGTAACAGCTGTTCACGGGATTTCAATTGCAGCCCATTCAAAATCTTATCGTCAAGAATTATATAAACTTTGTCGCGATGCGGGTCTCAGTTTTGTTGCTTGTCCGACAGCATGGATTGATAGTAGAAGAAATGAAACTTTGTCACCAACACACAACTCAGTAACACCTATTGATGAAATGATTCCTGCTGGTTTAACAGTGGCATTAGGATCAGATAATATTTGTGATATTTATAAACCGTATGCAGATGGAAATATGCTAACGGAACTAAGAGTGTTACTAGAATCTACTCATTTTTATGAAATGGATGAGCTATTAAAAATTGCAACATCGAATGGTTTAAAAGTATTGGGGCTAACTTAA
- a CDS encoding orotate phosphoribosyltransferase, which yields MILDSETHEIVRGFFETKVLQISTNPMFKLTSGKESPVYLDHRKIFSNVSLRKKIITKWAEFLKTEFPFMFDSGNVVFAGTATAGIAPAYALAEYFNAGFVYVRSKPKQHGLTSVIEGTLPSNSNIFVIDDMITTGGSVIQAVDYIKMEPIKSVVASSISTHNLKKSSDFFNSKHIVYKSLFKTTDLFDIAYAKDFINGREMKLIMEWLTQLDE from the coding sequence ATGATTCTAGATTCTGAAACCCATGAAATTGTGAGGGGTTTTTTTGAGACAAAAGTGTTACAAATTAGTACAAATCCAATGTTTAAGTTAACAAGTGGCAAGGAGTCGCCTGTTTATTTAGATCATCGAAAAATATTTTCAAATGTTTCTTTACGAAAAAAAATTATAACAAAGTGGGCTGAATTCTTAAAAACAGAATTTCCTTTTATGTTTGATTCGGGAAATGTTGTATTTGCAGGAACGGCAACGGCAGGGATCGCTCCTGCTTATGCTTTAGCAGAATATTTTAATGCTGGCTTTGTTTATGTTAGAAGTAAACCTAAGCAACATGGGTTAACTTCCGTCATTGAAGGAACTTTACCATCAAATTCAAATATATTTGTAATTGATGATATGATTACAACGGGTGGAAGTGTGATTCAAGCTGTAGATTATATAAAAATGGAGCCTATTAAATCTGTTGTTGCTTCAAGTATATCAACTCATAATTTAAAAAAATCGAGTGATTTTTTTAATTCTAAACATATCGTATATAAAAGTTTGTTTAAAACAACTGATTTATTCGACATTGCCTATGCAAAAGATTTTATAAATGGTCGTGAAATGAAATTGATAATGGAGTGGCTAACTCAACTTGATGAATAA
- a CDS encoding FUSC family protein, which yields MFLTDVFKNFFSFIFNFKISDIRQAWRASIVCIVCLYVNHKWLKGEYPGWVLVTAIVCLQSNFGATLKRAKQRVLGTVLGCALAFLLTFLFPDNVTISVILLLISLLLAIYNSVYNNNSYTYTVFFFTFGLIALISALFHNGAEFAILRIEDVALGALIGTLASFLLWPDFAKKTFKDDLLQVVSELENLFQFIINWSAGEIKEDKVYIQKVLSATNNQNARIKISEIYHELGKKNYPLKEYEDFILSQERIHFSLLNIYNSLRINSYEKRKESLPFVYEQLNSIQNYFRICVARLPLSKEKAVVLMGTVDELNLLENLEKEAIKNLYDHRGKTTSFDMIKYRALLIRLLQEVKSMNIEINKILEYYVQPRL from the coding sequence ATGTTTTTAACCGATGTTTTTAAGAATTTTTTTTCTTTCATTTTCAATTTTAAAATATCTGATATAAGGCAAGCATGGCGAGCATCTATAGTATGTATAGTTTGTTTATATGTAAATCATAAATGGCTAAAAGGTGAATATCCTGGATGGGTATTAGTTACAGCTATTGTTTGTTTGCAAAGTAATTTTGGAGCTACTTTAAAAAGAGCAAAACAAAGGGTTTTAGGAACTGTTTTAGGTTGTGCTCTTGCTTTTTTATTAACTTTTTTATTTCCAGATAACGTTACAATATCTGTTATTTTATTATTAATTTCATTGTTATTAGCAATTTATAATTCAGTTTATAATAATAATTCTTATACTTATACTGTTTTTTTCTTTACATTTGGATTGATTGCTTTGATCTCTGCATTATTTCATAATGGAGCAGAATTTGCTATTTTAAGAATTGAAGATGTAGCACTAGGAGCTTTAATTGGAACTTTAGCTTCATTTTTATTATGGCCCGATTTTGCAAAAAAAACATTTAAAGATGATCTTTTGCAAGTTGTTTCTGAGCTTGAAAATCTTTTTCAATTTATAATAAATTGGAGTGCTGGCGAAATAAAAGAAGACAAAGTTTATATTCAAAAAGTTTTATCAGCAACTAATAATCAAAATGCAAGAATTAAAATTTCAGAAATTTATCATGAACTTGGAAAAAAAAATTATCCTTTAAAAGAATATGAAGATTTTATTTTATCACAAGAAAGAATACATTTTTCTTTATTGAATATATATAACTCTCTTAGAATTAATTCTTATGAAAAAAGAAAAGAAAGTCTTCCTTTTGTTTATGAGCAATTAAATTCCATTCAAAACTATTTTCGTATTTGTGTTGCTCGTTTACCGCTTTCAAAAGAAAAGGCGGTTGTTCTTATGGGAACTGTAGATGAGTTAAATCTTTTAGAAAATCTTGAAAAAGAGGCTATTAAAAATTTATACGATCATCGTGGTAAAACAACATCATTTGATATGATAAAATACCGTGCTCTATTAATAAGGTTGCTGCAAGAAGTGAAATCTATGAACATAGAAATAAATAAGATATTAGAATATTATGTCCAGCCTAGGCTCTAA
- a CDS encoding ROK family protein, translating into MHLIGFDIGGTKVEAMLIFIGKLKKEESFISSFEFQKSSGDIVPGYVLYKKRVATERHNGYVQLIDKMALLAKEVCAEKNVDLHSLSGIGLSVPGPVDPKSELVTSSNTMILVGHNLHQDLRDKLKVTFPIISENDANCFALAETLCGAGLDYFKKTGIPVNKQVSIGLILGSGFGGGIVVNGKAVTGRRGGAGEVGHMTLYPGGSPCYCGRAGCAEQYLCGPALEAALNNRIYSQIEKRPGAAEIFELYEAQDPIALAVVKRYKSDLAFFLGTLTCMLDPHYFVLGGGLSLQDVIYEGLEKKIGENTYLPEQAISIYKHKIGDSAGAIGAALVVLEQNNLHF; encoded by the coding sequence ATGCATCTTATTGGGTTTGATATTGGTGGAACAAAAGTAGAGGCTATGCTGATATTCATTGGTAAGCTAAAAAAGGAGGAATCCTTTATCTCTTCTTTTGAGTTCCAAAAATCATCAGGAGACATTGTCCCAGGATATGTCCTTTATAAAAAAAGAGTAGCAACGGAAAGGCATAATGGATACGTACAATTAATAGATAAAATGGCTTTATTAGCTAAAGAAGTATGTGCCGAAAAAAATGTCGATTTACATTCATTATCTGGTATTGGACTCAGTGTGCCAGGTCCTGTTGATCCCAAGTCGGAACTAGTCACATCAAGTAATACAATGATCTTAGTCGGTCATAATTTACACCAAGATCTTCGTGATAAATTAAAAGTAACATTTCCTATTATTTCTGAAAACGATGCCAATTGTTTTGCTTTAGCAGAAACTCTTTGCGGGGCAGGTCTCGATTACTTTAAAAAGACAGGAATACCTGTAAATAAACAAGTTAGTATTGGTCTTATTTTAGGTTCAGGCTTTGGTGGTGGTATTGTCGTTAATGGAAAAGCGGTAACAGGTCGTAGAGGGGGAGCAGGAGAAGTTGGGCATATGACTCTTTATCCTGGTGGCAGTCCTTGTTATTGCGGCCGTGCTGGTTGTGCCGAACAATATTTATGTGGACCTGCATTAGAGGCTGCTTTAAATAATCGAATTTATTCTCAAATTGAAAAGCGTCCTGGTGCTGCTGAAATATTTGAACTTTATGAAGCACAAGATCCTATCGCACTTGCTGTCGTGAAAAGGTATAAATCAGATCTCGCTTTCTTTTTAGGAACCTTAACTTGTATGCTTGATCCTCATTATTTTGTTTTAGGAGGAGGATTAAGTTTACAAGACGTCATTTATGAAGGTCTTGAGAAAAAAATTGGTGAAAATACGTACCTTCCTGAACAAGCTATTTCTATTTATAAGCATAAAATAGGAGATTCAGCAGGTGCTATTGGAGCAGCTTTGGTTGTTTTAGAGCAAAATAATCTACATTTTTAA
- a CDS encoding MarR family winged helix-turn-helix transcriptional regulator, translated as MENLELLPSEKIASIPKFKTENLSIDAILEFYFIDTINLWRNKLDELGKEYDLSRLERRILVYIGRNPGIRQADLALIMDVEPQSLTRSLENMEQKKWLQKQDDNKDKRAKSLHLTETGENKLTDAFKVSEKIRPKVLKDLPENDKELLTKILKQLRKNLEIII; from the coding sequence ATGGAAAATCTTGAATTATTGCCTTCTGAGAAAATAGCTTCCATTCCAAAATTTAAAACTGAAAATTTGAGTATAGATGCGATTTTAGAGTTTTATTTTATAGACACGATTAATCTTTGGAGAAACAAATTAGATGAACTGGGGAAAGAATATGATCTGAGCAGACTAGAAAGAAGAATTTTAGTTTATATTGGAAGAAACCCTGGAATAAGACAGGCTGATTTAGCATTGATCATGGACGTAGAGCCTCAAAGTTTAACTCGATCTCTAGAAAATATGGAACAAAAAAAATGGTTGCAGAAACAAGATGACAATAAAGATAAACGAGCAAAAAGTTTGCATTTAACAGAAACAGGCGAAAACAAACTTACAGATGCTTTTAAAGTAAGCGAAAAAATACGCCCCAAAGTTTTAAAAGACCTTCCTGAAAATGATAAAGAATTGCTCACAAAAATACTAAAACAGCTTCGAAAAAATTTAGAAATTATTATTTAG
- a CDS encoding type II secretion system F family protein, with product MKFLFFSLLLNLIFIFIFQKIISLSFRKKILSLSFLKNEFILTQHETADFLDIILLNLDAGKNIYQSFENATTFTINPIIKKSAKEALTRYSVGCSFMTALQKSTGKKNNPFYDEIIENIIISLKLGTSLQKNLTELSKNMRTQANLKLDEMTAQAPVKMVFPLVFFIFPVIFILLSSGSIQDLIRSLRF from the coding sequence ATGAAATTTTTATTCTTTTCTTTATTATTGAATCTCATTTTTATTTTTATTTTTCAAAAAATAATTTCTTTATCTTTTCGTAAAAAAATATTGTCCTTATCTTTTCTTAAAAATGAGTTTATTCTCACTCAGCATGAAACAGCCGATTTTTTAGATATTATTTTATTAAATCTCGATGCTGGGAAAAACATTTATCAATCATTTGAAAATGCAACAACATTTACCATTAATCCCATTATCAAGAAATCAGCAAAGGAAGCCCTAACACGATATTCCGTAGGTTGTTCCTTTATGACAGCTCTCCAAAAGTCAACTGGTAAAAAAAATAATCCATTTTACGACGAAATTATTGAAAATATAATTATCTCATTAAAACTAGGAACGTCACTCCAAAAAAATTTAACTGAATTAAGTAAAAATATGAGGACTCAGGCAAACCTCAAATTAGACGAAATGACGGCTCAAGCTCCTGTAAAAATGGTCTTTCCTCTGGTTTTCTTTATTTTTCCAGTTATATTTATTCTTCTTAGTAGTGGTTCCATACAGGACTTGATCAGATCTTTGCGTTTTTAA
- a CDS encoding type II secretion system F family protein, whose translation MTFIFLLLLLILQILYLMHLLNIKEIYILFKIHPAFLVGKILSLEFIIFIKNKIHIKKQEEEIPKLIKLMISYLKAGIQLSHVFKIIESKKKWPLPIQTAMYKINRYYSQGMTLDQSIYSAAKSIKKNKKTYYLLLLLNMIKMGYVNSGNLVTLLEKMDNRITDKILLDKKMSAATAQIRFQSFIIGIFPLFIAIIIWIISPSYILFFFQNKIGIFLLITMILLNTTGFYILKKMAQLK comes from the coding sequence ATGACATTTATTTTCCTTTTATTATTATTAATTTTACAAATATTATATTTAATGCATCTTTTAAATATAAAAGAAATTTATATATTATTTAAAATTCATCCTGCCTTTTTAGTTGGTAAAATTTTATCGTTAGAATTTATTATTTTTATAAAAAATAAAATTCATATAAAAAAACAGGAAGAAGAAATTCCTAAATTAATAAAATTAATGATTTCATATTTAAAAGCAGGTATACAGCTTTCTCATGTGTTTAAAATAATTGAATCTAAAAAAAAATGGCCCCTTCCTATTCAAACTGCAATGTATAAAATCAATCGTTATTATTCCCAAGGAATGACTTTAGATCAGTCTATTTACTCTGCTGCTAAATCTATTAAAAAAAACAAAAAAACTTATTATTTATTATTATTGCTAAATATGATAAAAATGGGTTATGTGAATAGTGGAAACTTAGTAACCCTTTTAGAAAAAATGGATAATAGAATAACAGATAAAATTTTATTAGATAAAAAAATGTCTGCAGCGACAGCTCAAATCAGATTTCAATCTTTTATAATTGGAATTTTTCCCTTATTTATTGCAATTATAATTTGGATTATATCTCCTTCCTACATCCTTTTTTTCTTTCAAAATAAAATAGGTATTTTTCTTTTAATTACCATGATATTACTTAACACAACTGGATTTTATATCCTAAAAAAAATGGCGCAACTAAAATAA
- a CDS encoding CpaF family protein → MKWNIIHKNLSKSATVSDNNYLSIGNNSENDIFLETKSIKNLFYQFFLDNGFIYFEHDNKKSVYYLKNQFSFENHNIIIECSSKPNFIPPIEEEISNIFSSSIFKTTLELIQNEFSNNSDFLFYKEEIDDFVFFKTTCYYLNLNFWDKYHFFDKEDRILFQKYIWCIWAESYQYGVITSVLEDDSISEIMINNSKNIFLEKNGIIISSNLKFDSNENLKGIIERICNQVGRKIDESIPYCDARLPDGSRVHAIIPPLSLDGPCLTIRKFPKKSITFSELIQKNSIENEISSLLKEIVLSKKNILISGGTGTGKTTLLNCLSSFICPKERIITIEDSAELKLQQPHVIRLETRKENIEQKGSICIRELLKNSLRMRPDRIIIGECRGGEALDMLQAMNTGHEGSMTTIHSNSTVDALRRLETLVLFASSHLPSRAIREQISSAIHYIIQLSRNEKGHRYISAIHQMVSLSENNNFITKSIFEKNLT, encoded by the coding sequence ATGAAATGGAATATAATTCATAAAAATTTAAGTAAATCAGCTACAGTCTCAGATAATAATTATTTATCTATTGGAAATAATTCTGAAAATGATATTTTTTTGGAAACAAAAAGCATTAAAAATTTATTTTATCAGTTTTTCCTTGATAATGGATTTATTTATTTTGAACATGATAATAAAAAAAGTGTTTATTATTTAAAAAATCAATTTTCTTTTGAAAATCATAATATAATAATTGAATGCAGCTCAAAACCTAATTTTATACCTCCAATAGAAGAAGAAATTTCAAATATTTTCTCATCTTCAATTTTTAAAACTACACTTGAACTGATCCAAAATGAATTTTCAAATAACTCTGATTTTTTATTTTACAAAGAAGAAATTGATGATTTTGTTTTTTTTAAAACAACTTGTTATTATTTAAATTTAAATTTTTGGGATAAATATCATTTTTTTGATAAAGAAGATCGTATATTATTTCAAAAATATATTTGGTGTATTTGGGCGGAATCGTATCAATATGGTGTCATTACGTCTGTATTGGAAGATGATTCTATTTCTGAAATTATGATTAATAATTCAAAAAATATCTTTTTAGAAAAAAATGGGATTATCATTTCTTCAAATTTAAAGTTTGACTCAAATGAAAACTTAAAAGGAATTATAGAAAGAATATGTAATCAAGTTGGGAGAAAAATAGATGAAAGTATCCCTTATTGTGATGCGAGGCTACCTGATGGATCTCGTGTCCATGCTATTATTCCACCCTTATCTTTAGATGGTCCTTGTTTAACGATTCGTAAGTTTCCAAAAAAATCCATAACTTTTAGTGAACTTATTCAAAAAAATTCGATTGAAAATGAAATTTCTTCTCTTTTAAAAGAGATTGTTCTCTCAAAGAAAAACATTTTAATTTCGGGGGGGACAGGTACGGGAAAAACAACATTATTAAATTGTTTATCTTCTTTTATATGTCCCAAAGAAAGAATCATTACAATTGAAGACTCTGCTGAACTTAAATTACAACAACCACATGTGATTCGTCTGGAAACGAGAAAAGAAAACATTGAGCAAAAAGGCAGTATTTGTATTCGTGAATTATTAAAAAATTCATTAAGGATGAGGCCAGATAGAATTATCATAGGAGAATGCCGAGGGGGAGAAGCATTAGACATGTTGCAGGCTATGAATACGGGACATGAAGGTAGTATGACTACAATACACTCCAACTCAACAGTCGACGCTCTGCGCAGATTAGAAACTTTAGTTCTTTTTGCTTCTTCCCATTTACCATCTCGTGCTATTCGGGAACAAATTTCTTCTGCTATTCATTATATTATTCAACTTTCTAGAAATGAAAAAGGACACCGCTATATTTCTGCAATACACCAAATGGTTTCTTTATCTGAAAATAATAATTTTATAACAAAATCTATTTTTGAAAAAAATTTAACATGA
- the cpaB gene encoding Flp pilus assembly protein CpaB, giving the protein MIEWNELKDNNLEKKRNNKKKLFITSFYAIIITLIQFLIFKSISQSSNPEQNMKSILIAKNNLLQGQIVNENDFKLSEIKSNESNSFFIDSNEIDQYIGKKILITIKENTPLLKDLFMSPFQKNSVPEKIPNGKRLFVLDIDFGNYGTLLKIGDKIDLIAHLNIPNFGKVTETILQNIKIVGINDQIEEKTNVSSANSISFYIYPEEVKIITFMKQYANFSISLRNPNDNMINKDEAITLNKFIENERIQKIIKNDSFQFIPGLKK; this is encoded by the coding sequence ATGATTGAATGGAATGAATTAAAAGATAATAATTTAGAAAAAAAGAGAAATAATAAAAAGAAATTATTCATAACGTCTTTTTATGCAATTATAATAACCTTAATTCAATTTTTAATTTTTAAATCTATTTCGCAATCATCAAATCCAGAACAAAATATGAAATCTATATTAATTGCAAAAAATAATTTGCTTCAGGGACAGATTGTAAATGAAAATGATTTTAAGTTAAGTGAAATAAAATCAAACGAGTCAAATTCTTTTTTTATTGATAGTAATGAAATAGACCAATACATTGGTAAAAAAATCTTAATTACAATAAAAGAAAATACTCCTCTATTAAAAGATTTATTTATGAGTCCTTTTCAAAAAAACTCTGTCCCTGAAAAAATACCTAATGGAAAAAGACTTTTTGTTTTGGACATCGATTTTGGAAATTATGGAACACTTCTTAAAATTGGAGATAAAATCGATCTTATTGCTCATTTAAACATTCCCAATTTTGGAAAAGTGACCGAAACTATTTTACAAAACATTAAAATAGTAGGAATAAATGATCAAATAGAAGAAAAAACAAACGTTTCTTCCGCAAATTCTATAAGTTTTTATATTTATCCTGAAGAAGTTAAAATAATTACATTTATGAAACAGTATGCCAACTTTAGCATTTCTTTAAGAAATCCAAATGACAATATGATAAACAAAGATGAAGCAATTACATTAAACAAATTTATTGAAAATGAGCGTATTCAAAAAATAATAAAAAATGATTCTTTTCAATTTATTCCAGGATTAAAAAAATGA
- a CDS encoding Flp family type IVb pilin: protein MQKRKSELGQGLTEYAIILSLIAVASIAATAFFGGAMKSKIASLAGAIAGQDTSKISESEKKANSAADKAQKNASKVTGNTSIKENEDIFNSENL from the coding sequence ATGCAAAAAAGAAAATCAGAACTAGGTCAAGGCCTAACAGAGTACGCTATTATTCTAAGTTTAATTGCCGTTGCTTCTATTGCAGCAACAGCATTTTTTGGTGGCGCTATGAAATCAAAAATTGCGTCTCTAGCTGGAGCCATAGCGGGTCAAGATACATCTAAAATAAGCGAGTCAGAGAAAAAAGCCAATTCTGCTGCTGATAAAGCACAAAAAAATGCTTCAAAAGTTACTGGTAATACTTCTATCAAAGAAAATGAAGACATCTTTAATAGTGAAAACTTATAA